The following nucleotide sequence is from Pelodiscus sinensis isolate JC-2024 chromosome 8, ASM4963464v1, whole genome shotgun sequence.
GTGCCTGGCTCCAGCAGGGTGCTGGCCTTTGGGCACCCAGCTGGGAACTGAGAGCTGCGCCTAGGTGCGGCGAGGCTGGAGAAGGCCGAGGCCCGGGCTGCTTTGGGACCCGCGGGGCAGAGCACCTCGCCCTGGGCTGCCCAGGGCCTTTGTTGGGGGCGGAGCTTCTCCAGGGGGCGTCCCCGGCCGAGTCGAGGGGGGCGGGCCAGGGCGGAAACGGAGCCGACCCGCCTGCTGAGTCCGTCCCTCCCCAGGCCGGTCTGTCGCAGCCATGGCCGCCTTCCTGGAGCTGGAGAGCCGCGTGGACGGGGCCGGAGACGCGCTCAGCGTCTGCAGCTCCCTGTTCGGTGAGCGGGGCTAGCGCTGGAGCCGCcgggagaagtggggctggggagctgggactTGGGCTGGCAGCGCAcacgtggggggctggagcaggcaccGCTCAGAGGGAGCTGGCGCTGTGGGAGGTGGGGCCGGGGAGCGCACCCGTGGGGCGGCGGAACTCTGGGGCGGAGGAGCGcacaggtggggggctggagtcgctgggggaagtggggcgggggagcgcacacgtggggagctggggctggagcactggggctgaggagcGCACACGTGGGGCGTTGGGACTCTGGGGCTGGCAGCGCTCGTGGGGCGCTGGCGCCGGAGAGCGCACACGTGGGGCAttgggactctgggctggggagcgCACACGTGGGGAGCTGGAGtcgctgggggaagaggggcgggggagcgcacaCGTGGGGCGCTGGGGCTGAGGAGCGCACACGTGGGGCGttgggactctgggctggggagcgCACACGTGGGGAGCTGGAGtcgctgggggaagaggggcgggggagcgcacaCGTGGGGCGCTGGGGCTGAGGAGCGCACACGTGGGGCCttgggactctgggctggggagcgCACACGTGGGGGGCTGGAGtcgctgggggaagaggggcgggggagcgcacaCGTGGGGCGCTGGGGCTGAGGAGCGCACACGTGGGGCGttgggactctgggctggggagcgCACACGTGGGGGGCTGGAGTCGCTGGGAGaagtggggcgggggagcgcacaCGTGGGGAGCTGGAGCCCTGGCGCTGGCGGCGCTCGTGGGGAGCAGGCGCTGGAGCCgctgcaggagtggggctggtagCGCacgtgggagagggaaagggggaagctgTGGGCCTGTGCGTTTGGGGCGTGGCAAGGAGATGGGCGGAGTttgggttcggggggggggggctgggcgcagCTAGGGTGCCTATCGAAGGTCAGGGAAAGCAGGCgagggtggcaggggaggctTGGTTGGTGGAGGCTGGGCGCAGAGGGGATCCTGGCTGGGGACGTGGGTCTGTGCCTGGAGACAGGCGGGTCCAGGGAACCAGCGGAGATGGAGGAACTGGGGGGGCAGGCGACAGTGCTGTGGGTGCGCCCTTCACAGGAGAGCTCAGGTACCACATGGTACCTTCCTCTTGCTGCTCCCGGCCCTGCGGCTgccctttgctccctcccccatagctgggtgggctgctggccgggggtctctggagcagccctgcgtgggagctacaggaggaggagccgggcgctgctgggggctgctggcccagcgCCATGCAGAGCACCCGTGTCAGTCCGCTGCTCCGGCTCTGCGGGCCTAAGGAAGGCCACGGGGCCACTTTCTGGCCGTATCTCCGGGCTGGCGTGGCTCGTGCCGGAGGAGGGCCAGTAGGGCAGCCAGAGACTGGGCTTCAGCTGGGTGAGCGGCCCCAGCGTCTCTAAGGCTCTTCAGGGGGGAGAAGCCGGTTCCCTGGGTTTTACTCTCTCCCCGCGGGGTTCCCCAGGCTGCCAGTTGACAGACAGCACCAGGTCCTATACCTTCACGGTGAGCAAAGACGACGACTTGGCGCACGTCCTGGCCCTGTCTCTGGTAAGATGGACCCCTTGCCCCACACTTGCTTCCTCTCGCTGGcttccgccctgcccccctgcacggGAGCGATGGGGCCAAAGCAAGAGGCGCTGACTCCTGGGGGTGGCAGAGCGTGGGGCGCGAGGTGCCGCTGCTCAGCCAAAGTGGGCTGCTTCGGCCTATGCTGCTTAGCCTGGGGAGCAGTCCTGGAACTGCGTCTGCCCCCCTGCGGTCTGAAGCACAACCTGCTTGCCCCACCCTCTCCGGGGGGCTGAGCGGGGAACACagcccctgcagggagctggggggagccagccgcatgacacagcacagtctgcttgccccaccctctccggggggctgagcggggaacacagcccctgcagggagctggggggagccagccgcATGACACAGCACAGCCTGCTTGCCCCACCCTCTCCGGGGGGCTGAGCGGGGAACACagcccctgcagggagctggggggagccagccgcATGACACAGCACAGTCTGCTTGCCTGAGCTGCGCTCCTCGCTGGCCGGGCCGTGTGCTAGAGGTTACAGCGCGCTGGGCACTTGGGTTCTGTTCTGAACTCTCTGCCCATGAGTTCCTGTccgtccttgggcaagtcacttcactgagGAATTGCCAGCCCAGTAGCAtctctgctccagcctcctctCAACTGTCGGCACCAGTTTCTTTAGGTGCAAGAGACGCTGGCTGGACCCTGAGGGAATAAATGCCGCAGAGGGACGTCCCTAGCCAGCCTGGTCAGCTAGCGGCTGGCTGGTGCCCTGCTGCAGGGTTCAGTGTCCCCGAGACAGGCATCTCTGATGTCGTAATGGCTGCTTGCACCCTCCCCGTTCCGTCCTGGTCCGGCCTTGGACCTCGGGTCGCAGTGTTGGTCTAAGGTCGCCGGAGAATCTGTCacacgggggggtggggggggttctGGGGGCACCGCGGAGAGGGTCAGATCGGGGTgaattgctcagaaccagggctCCTTGTAGCCCTGTAAGGTACCAAACCagccacacagcactgctgcctgCCACGCTGGCCTGCAAGAAACCACACAAGCAGCCCCCGCAGACGCTCCAGCGCCCCCTGTGCCATCGCCAGCCCCCCACTTCGTACggatgagaggttataaaacccgtCTCActggttcttccggtcccaaaggaccagccacttCCCGGGTCAGCTTACGCTTCAGACCTTACCGGAGAGAGCACGCTGGGCCAggcataagaacatcagagcagccagactgggtcagaccaaaggtccatctagcccagtgtcctgtctgcccacagtgaccactgcctggtgccccagagggaggggacacaacagggaatcctcatgtgatccctcccctgtcacccacctccagagaaacagaggctaggggacaccattcctacccatcctggctaatagccattgatggacccaaccgcCATGAATATATCCAGCTCTTTTTGaactgttaaagttctagccttcaccgcatcctctggcgaggagttccacaggttgactgtgcgctgagtgaagaaaatcttccgtttgtttgttttaaacctgctgcctgttcatttcattgggtgacccctagttcttgtatgctgggaacaagcaaatcacttttccttattcactttttccacagcagCCCTTTAAATCTAAAAGgctattaattaaaaaaagagagaggatgaGAGTAAAGTCCTTAGAGGAATCAACTGACACACCAGTTGCAGAGTTCTTGTCGCAGAGATGGAGCCAGCTGCTGTCTTAACACAAGTCTCTGGAGCACAGCCGCTGGTGGGATGGGTCGTCACGGATCCTTCCTGAGCACTGGGGTTGAAGACCAGTGGAGGGTTCCTCCAGCCCCTGTTTAGACCCTGGCCCATGGGGAGAGAATCCCGTTGGTCTCGCTGGGCGGCAGCGTTTGTCACAGGAGCAAGCCCCCTGTCCAGGCAGGACTTGGTCCTTTCCACGGCTCACCTGCTGGTCTGCGTGCTCACAGCAGAGCTCACCAAACGTGGCCGGTGTCGTCCCCCCCCATGGGCAGATCCCGCCCAGAAGCAAGTGTGTGAACGGCAAGCACAGAGCCCTACTGGCAACTTCCCACCCAAGAGTGAGACCCGCACGTGGGCGGTGGGAACGGGATCGGCACGTCGGGAGCTTTCCCTAGACGCCCCACGTGGCCCCCTGGTGCCCGATGTGCGAGCATAGAGCAGTGGCTGCCACAGTGATCCGACTGTGCCTCCCCCGAGGAGGCGGCCCCGctaaccccctgccctgcgctctCCCAGGTCTGCCTGGCCGACGGCGCAAAGGACGAATGCAACGTGGTGGAAGTCGTTGGGCGTGACCATCGGAACCGGGAGATTGCCGTGCCGGTGGCCAATCTGAAGCTGTCGTGCCAGCCCGTGGTAAAAGGCTCCGTGGGGCGATCcctgaggggctgggggaggcacgtGGCCCTTTTCCCCAGCGTGCCTGGTTCTGCTGACCGAGGCCTCTGGTGGCCGGAATCGGGCCGCCTCCGCTGTTTGCGTAGGGCCCTGGAGCGGCTGCCACCCCCGGAGGATAgaaaccagggatgggcaaaatacagcccgtgggccGCATCTGGCCTGCAGTGACCCTCCAGGCCGGGGCTGGAGGGAAACGtcccatggcccagcagggcgcTCGGCTGGCCGGCTGCTGGCAACCGTCCCTGCAAACCCGTGGGACGGGCAGCAGGTTTCTGCCCACTGCCCCACGCCTAGTGccagcctcatggctcccattggccggtttccagccaatgggagctgcaggggcggtgCTTGCAGGCACAGGCTGTGTGTGGAGACCCGCTGCCCCCTCCGGGGTGTGCAGAGACCGGCTTTGAGCTGCATGGGGCCAGCCCTGGCAGCCTGCCTACCCGAGGGTCCCGCTGCGCCTGTGGTAAGGGCTTGGGGGCTAGCCCCTGCACTTCGCCCCTCCAGGTCtgaagcccctcctgtcccagctgcCTCCCAGACCCCTGTGGCCGCCCACCAAAACATTCGGCGTGGCCCCCTTGCAAAAACTACCGCCCACCCCGATAGAAACCCAAGGGCTACAGCCGTGGGTGGGACTCGCCTGCCCCCCAGAGGTGCCGCCCCGCTTCTGGAGCCCACAGCCCCGGTTCCCCCGGGTCTGGTTTAGCTAGCACCAGAGGGGAGGGTGGCCCGGGCTTCGGCCGAGCAAGGGGCTGTGGCCTGGGGTTAAGGAACATCAGAGCTTGCgggggggcccagagctgagacggcggggggctggcaggccAGGATCTCgaggcaccggcagggctgtgccTGTGGGAACTCGCCTGACTTCTTTCCCTGCCCTGCGGTTCCTCGCTCGCCGGAATTCCCGCGGCTGCAGGGGCGTCCGCTGGAAGCATCAGGCCAGGCTGGGACAGCCAGGAGCCCTTCCTTCCCGTGGGGCCGCCCCGGGGTGGGGCCCTGCTGCTaactctgctgcccccccccaccccgctgtctCTTCACAGCTGAGCCTGGACAACTTCCAACTCCAGCCCCCTGTGACCTTCCGCCTGAAATCCGGCTCCGGCCCCGTGCACCTCGCCGGACAGCACCAGATCAGTaaggcgctgggggggggagtggcctGTGGGCCCCTGCGGGGGAGGCCAGGGTGCCGGTGCCCTCGGGGGGGCACGGACGAGGGAGGCGTTGGCCTGCCGTGGGGCGATTGGGGGGTGTCACTGGGTGAGCAGGTGTCTTGGCTCGGCTGCGTCTGCAGAGCCATTGCCTGAGCCCTGCTACCTGCGCTCAGCTGTGGGGGGATTGagcagccagccccagagcccccccggctGCTCACCGAGCACATGGGCACTTGGGCAGCTGGCCCCGAGCCAGGCCTGGCTCTGTCCCCGGGGCACGGCCCTGCTGTGGGCAGCAAcgcggaggggccgtggggctgctggccactgaggggcctgtcCGTGTGTCCCAGTGCACAGGAGAGCACCGCACGAGGAGAGCGAGGAGGAGAGcgagggggaggagctgccccccatcctgccGGCCAAGAAGCAGTGGAGGCCGTAGCCGAGAGGTGCGGGGGACTGGCGGTGGGAGGACCCAGGACCTGGCGGAGCTGTGCAGCGTGGCCAGTGGTGGGAGGCCCCGTGTTCCTGGCCACGGAGGAAGAGCTCACTGGGCGGGGGCGCCGTTGGGAGCTTGGGGGCCAGGCGCCGTGTGCGAGATGGGCTGCGCGCCCCCCGCCGCAGGGACGGCAGCTGCCAGTCTCACTCTGCCTTTGTCCTCAGGTGcccccctgctcccgctgctcGTGGCCGGCTGTTCTCCTGGGACGTCTCTGGCTTGCCTGTCGACTGGCtgtcgggtggggggggggctcccttgTGGGGTtggggccctggccctgcagtgcCGGGGGGGCCGTTTAGCCCTTTTTTAGTATTCGCGGGGAGGCTTGAGGAGGCCTTGCCCCCAAGCCCCAGTGCAATGCCCCGGGGGTGCGGCACCCCGATCTGTGTGCGCGTTACAGGCGCCGCTGCCGGGGCCTCAGCCCGGAGTCTCTGGGTCTGGGCTGAGGTGGAGGCCCCTGCTGGACGGTGATTCCCCAGCCAAACCCCCTCTCGGGCTCTTTGTACGTTGCAATAAAGTTTTCCAGTTGAGTGTCGGTGTGGGCTGGGAATGGCGCCGCGGGgcgctgctctgcccctcccccccccccgcggcagtGTCTGCCCGCTCGCTCGCTCGCCTCCCTGCTGCATGCGTCCCCCTGGGATGGAGACAGCAGGATGCGGGTGGCCTGGCCCCCAGATGCCtccccctgcggccaggcgtGGGGCGGGAGATCAGCCACGCGAGGGCTGTGATGGCAGAGCCGTGACCCCGCCCCCCGTGGGCTGGGAAACAGGCTGAGGGAGCAGGGGACGGGGCCCCAAGGACGGTCGGTCTCCCCTGCCCTGGTCccagcagcatggaggggagggaggcagccggTTCAGAACCAGAGCTGTGCTCTGCTGGGAATCCCCccaggatccgggggggggggatgagggggggctTGCCCCTCTGCTTGGCTGAGCTTCGAAACCACCTTCCAGCCTCAGCCCGGCGGGTTCCCGTGTGTCCCCTCCAGCCGCTGGGACCCGCTGGTGCGAGGAAGGTGCCAGGCGCCCCCTCGTGGACAGTGGGGGCGTGGCCGGGATCCGTCGCCTTGCACGGACACTGGATGTTCGCTCCGCCTGAGCCCTCGCACGTCTTCCCGGAGGCAGGCCCTGGCCCCAGGCGGCGTGCCGGCAGGAAGAAGAAAGCGTCTCCGGCCAGGTCGAGCGGGCGTGGGCAGccaaggggaggcaggagctgcagCCCCGGTGGCGTGGGACGTGTGCTAGGGGTTAGGGCTTGTTCCAACCCGCCCCGGCCCTGGCgagcctccccactgcctccctgccagTGGCACCCAAGGGGCTGTCCCTGGCCGGGGCTCACCTGCGGGTGCAGGGCTTGCGGGATGGTAAAAGCGCCTGCCCCGTCGTGCCGGACGGCTCTCAGGCTGCCATGCTGCAGATGAGACATGAGCGTGCGGCCCCATGGAGGCTGGTGGTCGGCAGCAGCCCCAGTGGATGGTCTGTTCCTGCCGCACCATCCCCTCCACGGAGGAGAGGCAGGATCTGCCAGAGATCTGGAAGGAGGGCAGCGGGATCCAACCTAGGACCTCTCGGCTGCCTGCCAGGCTCCCTGACGGGTGAGGTGGCTTTGTGGgcgggtgggggaagcagggtggAAAGCATGAAGGGGTGTTTGGTAGGGGGACAATGACGTCGCTGACCAAGAGGGATAGATGGGGCGAGGGGAGGTCAAGGAGAtggggtcctggctgggctcAGGTTGGGGGGGCAAGGCAGGGCTCAAATGCGGGGAAATGGCTAATACTGCCACggtgaaggggaaactgaggcacaggcaggTGATGTCGCAATCTGGGCCGAGACTGGTGTGGAGTGGGTGCGGCTCCAAGGGgcctggccctgcagggctggttTCAGTGGTGGGGTCCCTCATGGAACCCCGCTCCCCTCCGGGCTAGTAACGTGGATTTCATGGGGCCGCATGCGCCTTGTGCCCGAGCAGGAGTGAAGTTCTGGGCTACGGCAGTCCTTGGTCTGCCCCTTGTGTGCTGGGGAaagtggggggctgctccgggcccAGGGCTGCTCCGGGCCCAATGCTTTCCCCAGCCGTGCAGGCCAGTCTGGCTTGTGCTCCCCGGGTTTGAGGAACAGGAGTTCCCATGTGTAGCCACAAGGGGGCAGCCTGGCAGCACGGTGGCCAcccgggctccctgctggcccagctgggcctggaAGGGGGTGGCTGCCTCGCCCGGCGCCGCAGGCTGGCTTGCTCGCTGTGCTGGTCACTTGTACCTTCCCCCatggtggatgggggggggggggttgtcaagTGCCCTAGgacaggatctgggtgggagctgGGAACCGACCCCCAatccctgggcccagccccccccaacttTACAAGTGCTTGGAAGAGAAGCTTGCGTCTGCAAACTCACTTTGCagctggtcccccccccgccccaatggCTCGCCCTGCCAGTGGTTTTGGACCATGCCGCGTGTGCCGTGGTAGGTTAGCTCATGCTCGTATTTCAATCCGCATGTCCCGGCGCCACATCGAACGCCGCCCAGGAGCCTTTGGGTACACGCAGTCGCCTCAGAGATCCGGTGAGTGGGACGAGATCTGTGTCCCAGGCCCGCCTGTGGGGCTGCATTAACGACGTGACCCCCTTGAATTCTGTATTGATCAGGTCCGGTATCAGCTGCTCCATTCTTTTGTTTGGCTTGATGTCAGGCCCACAGGCCTGTAATGACTCAGTTTAGCTCGGTCACCCTTTTAAAAAATCAGGACAGTAGCTTTCTCTGGAACGTCCCTTGTGCGCGGCGGCTTCCTGAAAATCCACGTTGGCGAGCACCTCGGCCAGCTCTTTTAAAGCTCTTGGATGCATGTTATCTGGCCCTGAAGGTGTCCTGCAGAAGAAGGCGCGTGGACCTCCCTGGAGGACACCGCTGGGCCCTGCAGAGCTGTGCTCTAGCTCCACGGGTAGAGGTGAGCTGTGCGCCATGGGGAGGGCCGGCTGCTTGGCGCTTTCCCATTGGCGAGAGCCGTGTCTAAGAACTTTGGCCCGTGCTCGTGGCTTGTGGCCTGAAGCAGGGAGTTCCTCGGGTGGGCTGCATGCCATGCCAGGTGGTCCTTGTGTTCAGTACATCCCCTCTGGAGCCGGTGCTGGTGGGAGACGCAACCCCAGCTACCTCATACTAGGCAGGGGGGTTGTCACAAGCAGAGCAGTGACCTGGTGCTCAGGCAGGATCCCCCTTGGTGGGCTGATGGGAGACTGTGGCAGGGTCCTtgactctcttctccccccccccccccagtgccttgCCCCTGAGGGCAGAGAACCACGGGGGTCACTGGCTCTGGGGACACCTCGCTTGGGCCAGCACGGCCTGTGGCAGGCGTGTTCCTTGGCATCAGGGGAAGGGCCAGAGGGAGGCTCATAGGGGCCTTGGCTGGAGCCATCGGCGGGCAGGTGGACACGGAGGTCCAAGGGGAGGCGCTGGCTGGCTGGCCGGCCATTCTTGGCAAACCCAGAGGTCGCAGGGGCTGCTGGCGGAGGGTCTCGGTGGCTGGAAATGGCAGGGGCCTGCCAGCCACGCCGAGAGGGCAGCCAGAGCAGCCAGGGCCCCACGGAGAAGGGTCGATCCCAGCTGGGCTGTCACAAAGCCACCTCCACCTGCGTGTCGGGTGAAGccgtggtgggaggggagacGCCTCCCCCTCTAGGAGCAGCGCCCAGCTACCGCTGCCTCCCCCTTTCGCCTTGACCcgccaggcccggcccccccgcacgctccctgcagcagccaagacccccccccccccccccgggttccCGGGCGCCGGCTGGAGTCGCGCAGCAATAAGGCGCTGGGGAGGCAGGCGGCCCCGGCCCAGGATGAGCTACCAGGCTCTTCTCCGCCCCGCTTGCCCCGGCAGCCTGGGTCAAGGCAGATAAGAGACCGTAGCTCATTTTTAATGAGCCCCTACTGGAGagcaaggggggcgggggagggcgccGCTTCTGGGCCTCTCCAATTAACAGGAGTGGTAattgcggcggggggggggagacaagcgGGCACGAGGGGGCCGGCCCTGTGACAGCCCCAGGGaatgggaggggtggggttggggtccCCAGGCCCCTTGTGCTCAAgcgcctggctgggggcaggtgccGATCCGGCGCGAGCTGTGCGGCTTCTGGGGTCCCTGTCCCCCAAGGCAGCCGGGCTCGGGGCTTGTTAACGAGGGTCGGGCTGGGATCTGGGGTGGAAGGCAAATGAtgttcagcctctgccaggtcaGCCGCCATCCCCTGGCCAAGCCCTCGGCACTGTCCTAGCCCGGCGTTTCCAGCCCAAGCTGGGGGATTGATTCAAACTTCTGGCTCCTTCCTCAACgccacccccttcctgagccTGCTGCCGCCCCCTGCcgcagcctgcccccttctggccacccccttcctgagccTGCTGCCGCCCCCTGCcgcagcctgcccccttctggccacccccttcctgagccTGCTGCCGCCCCCTGCcgcagcctgcccccttctggccacccccttcctgagccTGCTGCCGCCCCCTGCcgcagcctgcccccttctggccacccccttcctgagccTGCTGCCGCCCCCTGCcgcagcctgcccccttctggtcacccccttcctgagcctcctgccgcagcctgcccccttctggccacccccttcctgagcctcctgccgcagcctgcccccttctggccacccccttcctgagccTGCTGCCGCCCCCTGCcgcagcctgcccccttctggccacccccttcctgagcctcctgccgcagcctgcccccttctggccacccccttcctgagccTGCTGCCGCCCCCTGCcgcagcctgcccccttctggccacccccttcctgagcctcctgccgcagcctgcccccttctggccacccccttcctgagcctgctgctgccccctgccgcagcctgcccccttctggccacccccttcctgagcctgctgctgccccctgccgcagcctgcccccttctggccacccccttcctgagcctgctgctgccccctgccgcagcctgcccccttctggccacccccttcctgagcctgctgctgccccctgccgcaacgtgcccccttctggccacccccttcctgagcctcctgccgcagcctgcccccttctggccacccccttcctgagccTGCTGCCGCCCCCTGCcgcagcctgcccccttctggccacccccttcctgagcctgctgctgccccctgccgcagcctgcccccttctggccacccccttcctgagcctcctgccgcagcctgcccccttctggccacccccttcctgagcctgctgctgccccctgccgcagcctgcccccttctggccacccccttcctgagccTGCTGCCGCCCCCTGCcgcagcctgcccccttctggccacccccttcctgagccTGCTGCCGCCCCCTGCcgcagcctgcccccttctggccacccccttcctggtggGTCTCCCGACGGTGATGCGGTgagcggctcccagccaggcacGCCGGGGAGGTGGGAGTGCCGAATCGACTCCGGCAGGACGGTGCGGGGGCTCGGCTGGGGAACCTTTCTCAAGTCGGGGGCTGACGACAAgcagaaaaatcagccggggcCACACCCAAGTGAGAAGCGGGGAAAACCCCTCCCTGTGGCCCGGCACTGAGGAGAGAGACTCTCCCCACGTCCCCCtcgcaccccagagcctgggggggccaggcgagtagattttgtgttctccagcctcacaggcaggctccccagtgccggGGGGGAcgaccctgagcctcgggggtctggatccaggcaagctgagggccacatccggcccctgggcctggggTTCCTCACCCTTGCTCTAAAGCAGCGGTCGGAGCACCCTTCGGGCACTCGGGAGACGTCTGGGGGGACGCCCACACAACcgacatttggagaaaacggattttttgttttcagttttctggcgctttcttatttttgtattttttacacccccaatttcatcacccgcccggctacgatgagGTTGTTTAAACCAATGTGCTGCaagggtagaaaaaaattgtgtgtcggAAAACTGTAGGCCCTGGGGTGCCtgtaatgatgattttttttaaaggggtactttataaaaaaaaaaaaaaaggttgagaagcacGGCGCTCAGCCCCGTGTGCGCCCGCCGGTTCCCTGCGCCCGGCTCCGTGCAGGCCGCCCCTTGTGCAGCGGAGCCCGCCCGCGGATTAAAGGCTAAGCGTGCCGATTGCGATCAGTGTACACACGCAGCCTGATGGGGAGGAATGGGATTAGAGGGGTCAGGCCAGGTTAGCTGCTTCCTCTCTGTGGTTGATGGTATCAGAGCAAGTCCCCCGGACTTCAGATCCCTTGGGCAAACAAACAGGAGGGCCCGAGCCAGCCAGCGGggcggggcgctgtggggctggggcgctgcacggggggaagggaaggaggtgggggaaaaaacagaCTGGCCCCCACCCTGGAGGTCTGCGTATGTTTCGggggggggagccgtgttagtctctcACTGTAAACACAAGGACCCGGCTCCCCCTCGGAAACGTGCGCAGACCTCCAGGGTGGGAAGCCGTCAGGTTTTcataagaagataagaacggccggactgggtcagaccaaaggtccatccagcccagtgtcctgtctgccc
It contains:
- the NPM3 gene encoding nucleoplasmin-3, with the translated sequence MAAFLELESRVDGAGDALSVCSSLFGCQLTDSTRSYTFTVSKDDDLAHVLALSLVCLADGAKDECNVVEVVGRDHRNREIAVPVANLKLSCQPVLSLDNFQLQPPVTFRLKSGSGPVHLAGQHQIMHRRAPHEESEEESEGEELPPILPAKKQWRP